The following is a genomic window from Methanomassiliicoccales archaeon.
TCAAATTATCCTCCTTATGCCAAGATTCCGACAATGATTGTACTGGCCATCGTCGTCGCATCATTGCTGATAGTGTATAGGGGATCCATAGTGAAGAAGTATCGATGAAATCGGATCCAAACGGCTCGAATAATGAACAATCCAAATGGGCAACCGCATTGAACATGTTGATTGCGATCCGGTCCACCTCTGGACTTGGGTCTGCTTTCTTGTTCTCCCTGCTGACCTATTCTTAGAGAATCCGTCAGATCGAGCACTCTCCGACGTTCAAATGGTTGGATGCGAGCGACGGATATCCCGTCATTCAATTCCTGGACTACAGCTTCGATTGACACATAAGGCCAGAATCAGGTCGAGTCTGTGTATGTGGTGAAAAGACAAGCCAATCACCGTTGCGAAACCTTCAACTCACCATAGCGTGTTGGCCTGACCGGTTATCGGCTAAGGAGGCGGTGATTGGCCAGTATTTTTGGCAGGATGGGCAGGGCGGTCACCCGTCACCATCGCAAGATCATCGTCATCTGGGTCCTCATCTTCCTGGCCTTGATATGGTTCGCGCCCCTGGCCAGCCAGGCGGTCGTGTATGAGGACAATTCCGGCAGCGGCCGGGAGTCCCTGGAATCGTCCCTGGCGGAGAAATGGATCGAGGAGCGCTTCGGCCAGGTGACCGACCAAGGCTCTGTGGTCGTTGTCCTGGCCGCTCCCACTGTCACCAACGGGAACGTGCGCAATGCCGTCATCGCCATGGAACGGTCGCTGGAAGGAATGGCGCTCATATCATCGGACGGTTCGAACGTCAGCGTTCGGGTGACCTCGATATTCTCCTTGGCAGAGATCTATGCGGAGGCCTATCTGACCCAGATATATGACGGCTATCCCTCGGCATACGGTCTGGCAAACGATACCAGGTACACGGTCTTCGGAATTCCGTTGTCCTTCTGGTCGCTCTACAACGACACCGTGGACATACAAACGGTCGAATTCGGCATACCTGCGTCATACCTCGTCAATTGGAATATGGCGAATGCAACGTCACCCTCAGCATCCACCGGCTGGAAGGATGGCAATGCCTACAATGCGACCGTGGTGTCCGTCGACGGCATTCTCGCCAATTCGACCACCATGGACCCGAACGAACGTCAAGCGGCGAGCACTTTCCTCGGCGCCTTTGCTGCGGCATGGAACGCCACCGCACACGACACTGGCATGGTCTCATCACCCTCGAAGAGAAGCGAGTCCGCAATGGACAACGGCTTTGCCGCATGGATGCACACGGATGCGTTCCTAAGGCTGCCCTTACAGGAACGTTCCTTGTCTGTCTCCGTCAAAGCCAATTTCACACTGGACAATTTTGGGGAGATGCCTCTCACCGACCGTTTTGTGGAGGTGCAGTTCGAGAAGGAACTGGAACAGATGATTTCTTCCTGGTCGCAGCCCCAGAAGGAGCTGGCGCGGGGGTACTTCGCGCTCTTCTACACCGGATGGAGCTCATTCCATTCCGCTCCGGACACCGAACAGTTCCGTTCGCTGGTGACCAGTGACGTGAAGGTCACCGCCAGGCAGCTTCCAGCCGATCTAGGCGGAATGATGGTCTCCCTATACAACACGCTGGGCTGGGAGGGGTGGCAGGACAGCTCATCCCTGACCGCTTTCACCACCGACCTGGTGGCGGAAAGGGCCGGCTCCCGGCCGTGGGTGGTCCGCGAGGTCATTTCCTATGGCGATGACCCGGGACCGCGGATCGCTTCGCTCGCTCAAACGATGGTGAGGAACAGCACCCTGGACGATTTTCCGATCCTTCTCGCCCCGGCGCTGGTCAGAGAGTTCGTGGACGTGCCGGCCAATGATACGATGCTGCTTTCGCTGACCTTGACGGACGAGAACGGCATTTCGGTCAGCGGAATGCCGTACGTCGCAGCCTTAAGGGATCTGGTCTCGCAGGGAACGAACGGGACCGGCATCACCGCCTATGTCACCGGCACCGATGCCATAAGCTCAGACATCCGTACTTCTATGGACCAGGACCTGGCCCGGATCGATCCGGTCACGATATTGCTGGTGATAGTGCTCATCGGCATCTTCTTCCGCTCGTTCGTTTCGTCATCGATACCGCCCATGGTCATCGGGATGGCACTGGGCATATCGTTCTCAGCCGTCTACTTCATCGGCACCTACGTTCTGGCGGTGAACTACAACGTCCTGACGTTGCTGATCACCTCGATGCTCGGGGCGGGTTGCGACTACTGCATCTTCATACTGTCCCGTTACCGGGAGGAAAGATCGAGGGGCGAGGACAAAGTAAAGGCGATCGAAACGTCGGTCACCTGGGCCGGGGAGGCCATAGCCATCAGCGGAGCCACCGTCATCATCGGTTTCGGCATGCTATCCGTGGGCCGTCTGGACGTCCTCAGGTCGATGGGTACTCTGGCCATCGGGATCGCGGTGGCCTTGCTGATGTCGCTCACTCTTCTGCCGGCCATCATCATGCAGCTGGGGGATTCAGTCTTCTGGCCCTCCAAGATCGGCAGCATAAGGGTCGTGAGATCGTCGCATGGGTACTTCACCAGGAGCGCCCGGTTCTCCATCCGGCATGCCAGGGCGATCGTCATCGCCGCTCTGCTGATATCGGTCCCGGCCACCTATGTGGTCTTGACATTGAACACCAGCTACGATTACATCAGCTCCATGCCCGATTCTCAATCGAAGCAGGGCCTGGGCGTTCTGGCCGACGGGTTCGGCGGGGGCAAGGTGATCCCCACCTATCTGGGGGTCGGGCTAAGCGGTAAGATATTCAATTCCACCGGAGGTTACGACATCGCAGGGTTGGATGCGGTGGAGAACCTCTCCGGCGAACTGGCATCTCTGCCGAACGTGATGTCCGTGATCGGCCCCACCAGACCGTATGGGGAGACGATCGACTACCGGCACGTTTCCGGCAACGCCTCCCTTGAAGCAATCCTGAACGACCAATACATGCGGACGATGGTCGGATCAGATGACCGGAGCGTCCTGCTGACGGTGACGTTCGTGGACGGACCCTTCTCAAGCGCCTCCGTCGACAGTATCGGATCGATGAGGCAGATCGGGGAACGGATCGATTCTGCCAGTCCGGAGATCGACGGGATCCATGTCTCAGGCGGGACGGCCTCAACTTTCGACGTATCGGTCATGACCCAGCAGGACTTCGGCTGGATCGCGGTGCTGGTGATCGCCGGCATATTCCTGGTCCTCATGTTCGTGCTTCGTTCGGTCATCAGTCCGCTGCGTTCATTGGTCACTATACTGGTGAGCATCGCTTGGACCTTGTCGGTGACCATGCTGCTGTTCCAGTATCTGATGGGGGCGTCGGTCATATGGATCGTTCCGATGGTCCTGCTGGTAGTGTGTCTCGGCCTCGGTCTGGATTACGATATTCTTCTGACCACCAGGGTCCGGGAGGAAACGATCCGGGGCCGGTCCAACAACGACGCCATCGTCGAATCGGTCGAAAAGACCGGCGGGATCATCACCGCCTGCGGATTCATAATGGCCTCCGCCTTCGGCACGATGATGCTCTCCCAGGGGATGCTGCTGAGGGAGTTCGGGTTCGCCCTGATGTTCGCCATCCTGCTGGATTCGTTCATCGTCCGCATTTTCCTGGTCCCGGCGGTCATGTCCCTGTTGGGAAGGTGGAACTGGTATGCGCCCGCACGGTTGAAGCCCCTGACAAATTTCCGGACCGAGCCTACCGAAGGGAAGGAAACCTCGGACGGCCCAACCGATCAGGCCCTAAGAAAGTGATTTAGAGCATGGTCAACAGAGCTGAGAATTCGGTCTTCACACACAAAGCGTGATACAATGAGATGAAATTCATGTCATCATATTGCTATGGACGATGTAACAGGCAGGTCACTGGTACCATGAGATCGTGTGCTTCTTGAGAGCTAGCTACTGGGGCTTGCCTTCGTTCCAGCGATGGAACAGGGAATTCTCCTGACCCAGTTGATCCAGTATCTTCCCGACGACGAAGTCGATCATCTCCGCCACCGTAGTCGGCTTGCTGTAGAAACCGGGCGATGCCGGCAGGATTATCGCTCCCGCTCTCGCCAGTTTAAGTTCGTTCTCGATCATGATCGCGCTGACCGGCGTCTCCCTGGGGACGATTATCAGCCTTCTTCCTTCCTTCATGGTGACCGCCGCGGCCCGGGTGATCAGCGTGTCCGCGATCCCGGACGCGATCTTCCCCATGGTCGACTCGGAGCAGGGGCAGATTACCATGCCGTCATGCTTGTAGCTGCCCGAGGCGATCGGCGCGAAAAGGTCGTCATCGCTGTAGACCACGGTGGCCTTGCGTTCCACGTCATAGATCTTCTCTTGGGTCTCCTCGACCAGCACCCGTTTGCCCATCTCCGACAGCACGAGGACCTTCTCTCCCTCGATGCATTCAAGTAGCCTGAGCCCATAGGCGATGCCCGACGCCCCGGTCACGGCGATGACATATCTCACGGTGCTCCAAAGGGATTCGACCGTATTTTATCCTATGCGGTGATGGGATGATGGCCATACATCCAGACCGTGGGAAAGACTTTTTATATAACCACCTTGTTAGAGGCGAACGGCGCAGTCTAGGCCATCGAGCCAATGCTCGCCAAAGAAGGTAGAAAAAATGGTAACGGTATATGACGTACCTTCCGACAAGCTGATCGAGAAGACAGCAACCAAGCTCAAGGAGATCAACACGATCGCGCCTCCTGAGTGGGCTGACTTCGTTAAGACCGGAAGGCATACTGAAAAGGCGCCCTTGCAAGTTGATTGGTGGTACACTAGAGCAGCATCCGTCCTAAGAAAGGTCTACATCAAGGGACCGATCGGGACTTCAAGATTATCCGCCGAGTACGGCGGGTTTGCTGACCGTGGCTCCCGACCAAACCATGCAGTGAAGGGCAGCAGGTCTATTGCCAGGAAATGCCTGATGCAGCTGGAAACCTCCGGTCTTATCCAGAAGGACAAGAACAACGGAAGGGTCGTGTCTGCTAAGGGACAAGCGCTGCTGGACAGCGTGGCCAAGGAAGTGGCTGACAGTATCAAGCAGTGAGGGGTGACATCGATGGAAGACGCTGAACTCGAGGAGCTACGCCGGCGAAAGATGGCAGAGTTGCAGAGACAGCGTGACCAGCAGGCGGCGGTACAGGATCAACAGAAGCAGGTCGACGAGCAAAAGGCGGCGATCATGCGGCAGATCCTTACCCCAGAGGCCAGGGACAGGCTCGCAACGGTAAAGATGGCCTATCCCGACGTCGCTAGAGCTGTGGAAGATCAGCTCATACGTCTGGTCCAGGCGGGACAGATAAACCGCCAGATCGATGAACCGACTCTAAAATCGATACTGAGAAAGGTAGCCCCCCAAAAAAGGGATATCACTATTGAGAGGGTTTGAAATGTCACACAGTAAACCGTGCGCAATGAAGATTAGGCTCATGAAGAAGCTGAACCAGAACAGGAGGGTTCCTGCCTGGGTCATGCTTCGAACGAACAGGACTTTCCTCCGGCACCCGAAGCGCAGGTCTTGGAGATACAGCAAGATAAAGGAGTAGGGACAACATGGCAGAAGAGAGCGAGAAAGAAGTTGTCTTCACTATCCCGTTGAGGAAGATGAAGATCGTTCCCTAC
Proteins encoded in this region:
- a CDS encoding 50S ribosomal protein L39e — its product is MSHSKPCAMKIRLMKKLNQNRRVPAWVMLRTNRTFLRHPKRRSWRYSKIKE
- a CDS encoding 30S ribosomal protein S19e, producing the protein MVTVYDVPSDKLIEKTATKLKEINTIAPPEWADFVKTGRHTEKAPLQVDWWYTRAASVLRKVYIKGPIGTSRLSAEYGGFADRGSRPNHAVKGSRSIARKCLMQLETSGLIQKDKNNGRVVSAKGQALLDSVAKEVADSIKQ
- a CDS encoding DNA-binding protein; its protein translation is MEDAELEELRRRKMAELQRQRDQQAAVQDQQKQVDEQKAAIMRQILTPEARDRLATVKMAYPDVARAVEDQLIRLVQAGQINRQIDEPTLKSILRKVAPQKRDITIERV
- a CDS encoding MMPL family transporter, whose translation is MASIFGRMGRAVTRHHRKIIVIWVLIFLALIWFAPLASQAVVYEDNSGSGRESLESSLAEKWIEERFGQVTDQGSVVVVLAAPTVTNGNVRNAVIAMERSLEGMALISSDGSNVSVRVTSIFSLAEIYAEAYLTQIYDGYPSAYGLANDTRYTVFGIPLSFWSLYNDTVDIQTVEFGIPASYLVNWNMANATSPSASTGWKDGNAYNATVVSVDGILANSTTMDPNERQAASTFLGAFAAAWNATAHDTGMVSSPSKRSESAMDNGFAAWMHTDAFLRLPLQERSLSVSVKANFTLDNFGEMPLTDRFVEVQFEKELEQMISSWSQPQKELARGYFALFYTGWSSFHSAPDTEQFRSLVTSDVKVTARQLPADLGGMMVSLYNTLGWEGWQDSSSLTAFTTDLVAERAGSRPWVVREVISYGDDPGPRIASLAQTMVRNSTLDDFPILLAPALVREFVDVPANDTMLLSLTLTDENGISVSGMPYVAALRDLVSQGTNGTGITAYVTGTDAISSDIRTSMDQDLARIDPVTILLVIVLIGIFFRSFVSSSIPPMVIGMALGISFSAVYFIGTYVLAVNYNVLTLLITSMLGAGCDYCIFILSRYREERSRGEDKVKAIETSVTWAGEAIAISGATVIIGFGMLSVGRLDVLRSMGTLAIGIAVALLMSLTLLPAIIMQLGDSVFWPSKIGSIRVVRSSHGYFTRSARFSIRHARAIVIAALLISVPATYVVLTLNTSYDYISSMPDSQSKQGLGVLADGFGGGKVIPTYLGVGLSGKIFNSTGGYDIAGLDAVENLSGELASLPNVMSVIGPTRPYGETIDYRHVSGNASLEAILNDQYMRTMVGSDDRSVLLTVTFVDGPFSSASVDSIGSMRQIGERIDSASPEIDGIHVSGGTASTFDVSVMTQQDFGWIAVLVIAGIFLVLMFVLRSVISPLRSLVTILVSIAWTLSVTMLLFQYLMGASVIWIVPMVLLVVCLGLGLDYDILLTTRVREETIRGRSNNDAIVESVEKTGGIITACGFIMASAFGTMMLSQGMLLREFGFALMFAILLDSFIVRIFLVPAVMSLLGRWNWYAPARLKPLTNFRTEPTEGKETSDGPTDQALRK
- a CDS encoding UbiX family flavin prenyltransferase — its product is MRYVIAVTGASGIAYGLRLLECIEGEKVLVLSEMGKRVLVEETQEKIYDVERKATVVYSDDDLFAPIASGSYKHDGMVICPCSESTMGKIASGIADTLITRAAAVTMKEGRRLIIVPRETPVSAIMIENELKLARAGAIILPASPGFYSKPTTVAEMIDFVVGKILDQLGQENSLFHRWNEGKPQ